The genomic interval AAACCATATGAAATATTATAATCCCAGAATTGTTATTCAGGCTTAAATAGCCTTGCAATGTATAGTATCCAACAACTGTAAATTGGATATTTATGGATATGTAATTAGTTGAGGGTGATTTTGAGCCAATGATTGATTTAAGAATATATTTGTCCCGGGTTACAATAAATGCCAATTTTATCAAAAAATAATTAAAATAAAAATGATAACAAATTGCTGCATTGGGTACTAATATATGATCAGAATGTAAATCTGATAGCTTTTTATTTATTAACGATTATTTTTAAATTTTTAAATTATTTTACAAATGAAAAACATGTATTATTTTCTTTTTTTCTTTCTTTTTTAGGATTTAGCCAATCTTACGCTCAAAGTTGAAGCTACAGAAACGGGTGGTAATCAAAGGTCTGAATCGGTAGGTATTAAATTAAATTTAAGAAAATCCGCTGCCGCACCATCGATTATTCAAACTGAGGATTTGAGAAGTTTGAGCCGCACTGGTTTAACATTCCAACGGGTTGACGCTGATGATAAAGTTGTTGCAAGAGGTGAGAGACGCGTAAATACAACGAGAAGGATGGTACCGTAGACGTTGATTTGCTTGGATTGCCGGATGCGCCAAAGGAAGAAATTATCGGATGAGAGTTACTCGTGCTGATAAAGCAGTCGTTACAAATGTTGATTTGAAGTAATTACCCAAGTTTTTAAAATACTGAAGAACAGATCTAATAAGGGGGGCCACAAAAGTGGCCTCTTTTTTATTTGAAAAACAATTCATTTTAATTTTATAAAAGGGGCGTCAAAGCATGATGAAGGTTTGGTTGTAAAGGTAGTCGGGGGGGCCAAAAAAATATCTAACGATTAAGTATTGCAAAAGATCAAAGGTTTCTGATATATTTACAGCAGGTTTTACAGGTCAGTTTAAATTCAATAAAGGGTTATGCTATTCTCTCTTATAAATGGAAAATTTCATTTTTAAGCGTTTTCGTTTTTTGCGGGATGTATGTCAACGCAACCAATCCGCGGGCAAATTCCTGAAGGTGTTACTGAGATTTCTACCGGAGTGATTTTTGCTTTAATCATTGGCATCAGCGATTACAGAAATATTAATGATCTGCGATTTGCAGATCATGATGCGTTGGCATTCAGATCCTATTTGCTTCAATCGAATTTCACCGCCTCTGATTCTCAACGGATCGAACTATTTTAAATGCCGAAGCAACCCGAATTAATGTTTCAGATGCAATTTCTGATTTAATTAAGAAACTTAAACCGAAAGACCGATTGTATTTTTATTTTGCCGGACATGGGGATATCGAAGACCTTACGCAATCCAAGAATGGGCTGCTGCTCCTTTTATGATAGTCCGAAAGACAATTATTTTGGAATGAGCGATGGGGTTTTACAAGTTTCACAATTGGCAGATTATTTTGGTAAGCTTACAGATCAGGGAGTAGAAGTGGTTTATATTATAGACGCTTGTCATTCTGGGAAACTTAAAAGGTGGCGATAAGGAAAAAATCATACTTCCAAAGCCATCAGGAATACACTTTTCTGACAATGCTACTTTACTTCTTTCATGTGATGTGGACCAGCCTCTATTGAAGGTAAAGAATGGGGAGGAGGCAGAGGACTTTTCATATAATCTTGAAATGGGATTAAGGGGAATGGCTGATTTAGATAATGATCATAGTATTACTTATTTGAATTAAACCAATATGTTAGTAAACACACTTACCTTGAAAGTGATAAAAGACAAACGCTAATTGTTTTGGGGCCATTTAGTCGCATCATAACGCGTGTTTCTGGTGTATCTAAAGATTCGCTACAGGAGTCCATTTCAAAAGGCTTAAAATGCCAGGCGATATTAATTTTAAAGGAGGCGAAGAAAGCTATTGCCTGCATTAGATTCGATAAGTCTAGAATATTACAGCCTGACCACAGGATATTTAAATGGCTACAATTATAAGCCTGAAATTTCTTGAAGAAATCACTTCCAATTTTCGAAAATTTGTAGAACGGAATCCTGAGTCTGGGACCTGGAATCTATACTTGAGAAGAAAACTCATTGTTCATTTCAACAGGGATTTGAGTAGCATCATTTATCCAATCATCAATAAAGGAAAAATACCCAGATTTAAATTGGAGCAAATCAATACATTTGTCGGACCTAGATACTTGTCTCCAATTTGATTGATAAAAATCATTACCCTCTTTTAATCCAATCTTATCTAGATATTTTTTTAATCAAGGCCCTGATTGTAGGATTCAATATCCATATCAATAACTA from Saprospiraceae bacterium carries:
- a CDS encoding caspase family protein gives rise to the protein MSTQPIRGQIPEGVTEISTGVIFALIIGISDYRNINDLRFADHDALAFRSYLLQSNFTASDSQRIELF
- a CDS encoding caspase family protein, encoding MLNAEATRINVSDAISDLIKKLKPKDRLYFYFAGHGDIEDLTQSKNGLLLLL